One genomic segment of Rubripirellula tenax includes these proteins:
- a CDS encoding sulfatase family protein — MAALVHPIHLPNARQSPTMTHLSKLLLLIILAALITGGARASGQDAARPNVIVIFIDDMGYGDVGFNGAIIPQTPNLDQLANEGMKFTDFYVGCAVCSGSRTSLLTGCHYQRLGMNPVLFPHSDKGLHPDEVTLADMFKDAGYRTACIGKWHLGHLPPCLPTYQGFEYYWGIPYSNDMWIDPANKLADDITLRSGVTLADLKAGKKIKNEVPILRGEEVVEYPADQTTITKRYTEESIRFINENKGSPFFLYLPHTMVHRPLAVSKAFDNPDKEPITNAIEEVDWSVGEIVKTLKQAGIAENTLVVFTSDNGAAVGSSVPLRGKKASVYDGGIREPTVMWWPSKIPAGSVCREVAASIDLMPTFAKLCGGKPPTSKIDGKNIWPLISGQSNAVSPHEAYVLMHGPGTVRSGKWKFYPWPEGKGSKQGKGSNRGKPTPDSTAVPVQLYDTVADIGETKNVAVMHPEVIDRLQAAYDGHVAEINANRRPTATMLRPADAKSSARPEASDAPNKKQPKKKALIK, encoded by the coding sequence ATGGCGGCATTGGTCCACCCGATTCACCTTCCCAACGCACGCCAAAGCCCGACGATGACGCACCTGTCGAAACTGCTGTTACTGATCATTCTCGCAGCGCTGATCACCGGTGGTGCACGGGCGAGTGGGCAAGACGCTGCTCGTCCCAACGTCATCGTCATCTTCATTGACGACATGGGATACGGAGACGTCGGTTTCAACGGCGCGATCATTCCGCAAACGCCGAACCTCGATCAACTGGCAAACGAGGGAATGAAGTTCACCGACTTCTACGTCGGATGTGCCGTTTGTTCCGGGTCACGAACGTCACTGTTGACCGGTTGTCACTACCAACGACTCGGCATGAACCCGGTGCTGTTTCCTCATAGCGACAAGGGACTGCATCCGGACGAAGTCACGCTTGCCGATATGTTCAAGGACGCCGGCTATCGCACCGCGTGCATCGGCAAGTGGCATCTTGGGCACCTGCCGCCGTGTTTGCCGACGTACCAAGGTTTCGAATATTACTGGGGCATCCCCTACAGCAACGACATGTGGATCGATCCCGCCAACAAATTGGCCGACGACATCACGCTTCGCAGCGGCGTCACGCTTGCGGATTTGAAAGCCGGTAAAAAGATCAAGAACGAAGTGCCCATTCTTCGCGGCGAAGAAGTCGTCGAATATCCTGCGGATCAAACGACGATCACGAAGCGTTACACCGAAGAATCGATTCGCTTCATCAACGAGAACAAAGGCTCGCCGTTCTTTCTGTATCTGCCCCATACGATGGTGCATCGCCCGCTGGCGGTTTCCAAAGCCTTTGACAATCCAGACAAAGAACCGATCACCAACGCCATCGAAGAAGTGGATTGGTCCGTTGGCGAAATCGTGAAGACGCTCAAGCAAGCTGGGATCGCCGAGAACACACTGGTCGTCTTTACAAGCGACAATGGTGCGGCCGTCGGATCGTCGGTGCCCCTGCGAGGCAAGAAAGCGAGCGTCTATGACGGCGGCATTCGTGAGCCCACCGTGATGTGGTGGCCCAGCAAGATTCCCGCGGGATCGGTTTGTCGCGAAGTGGCCGCGTCGATCGACCTGATGCCGACGTTTGCAAAACTTTGCGGCGGCAAACCGCCAACCAGCAAGATCGACGGCAAGAACATTTGGCCGTTGATCAGCGGACAGAGCAACGCCGTCAGCCCCCACGAAGCGTACGTGTTGATGCATGGACCGGGGACCGTTCGCAGCGGCAAGTGGAAGTTCTATCCTTGGCCCGAAGGCAAGGGATCCAAGCAGGGCAAGGGATCGAACCGAGGCAAGCCAACGCCCGATTCAACTGCCGTGCCAGTGCAGCTCTACGACACCGTCGCGGATATCGGTGAAACCAAGAACGTCGCGGTGATGCATCCCGAAGTGATCGATCGTTTGCAAGCGGCATACGACGGGCACGTTGCCGAAATCAATGCGAACCGACGTCCGACCGCAACGATGCTGCGACCGGCCGACGCGAAATCATCTGCCCGACCCGAAGCGTCCGATGCTCCGAATAAAAAACAGCCTAAGAAGAAAGCACTGATCAAGTAG
- the hisH gene encoding imidazole glycerol phosphate synthase subunit HisH: MITIVDYQMGNLRSVQKAIERVGGEARISSDPREIATAEKLVLPGVGAFGDAMTELRRRDLVTAIADFVATERPFLGICLGLQLLFERGFEHGEHEGLGILGGDVVRFELPRTMKVPHMGWNTITKTTQGPILDEIADGSHFYFVHSYFVRPTDPSIVAMTCDYGGSFCAAVRRGNLMATQFHPEKSQADGLKLLAAFNKIAATTEGSIQ, encoded by the coding sequence ATGATCACCATCGTTGACTACCAGATGGGCAATCTCCGCAGCGTTCAAAAGGCGATCGAACGGGTCGGCGGCGAGGCCCGGATCAGTTCGGATCCGCGAGAGATCGCAACGGCTGAAAAGCTGGTTTTGCCGGGGGTGGGGGCGTTTGGCGATGCGATGACCGAACTGCGGCGACGGGATCTGGTGACGGCGATCGCCGATTTTGTCGCCACGGAACGGCCGTTTTTGGGCATCTGTCTGGGGCTGCAACTGCTGTTTGAACGGGGTTTTGAACACGGCGAACACGAAGGGCTGGGGATCTTGGGAGGCGACGTCGTTCGATTCGAGTTGCCGCGGACGATGAAAGTGCCCCACATGGGCTGGAACACGATTACCAAGACGACCCAAGGCCCGATCCTGGACGAAATTGCCGATGGCAGCCACTTTTACTTCGTCCACTCGTATTTCGTTCGTCCCACAGACCCGTCGATCGTTGCCATGACGTGCGATTACGGTGGCTCGTTTTGTGCCGCCGTCCGCCGCGGCAACCTGATGGCAACTCAGTTTCACCCCGAAAAAAGCCAAGCCGATGGGCTGAAACTGTTGGCCGCCTTCAACAAGATTGCGGCCACCACCGAAGGTTCAATTCAATGA
- a CDS encoding site-2 protease family protein has product MNSISMLATFLLAATDEPGFIEALLTNIMLWGRVALGIGLVIFVHELGHFVAAKSFGVKCEKFYVGFDVPIKIGPIKFPRTLGKFTYGETEYGIGIIPLGGYVKMLGQDDDPRKLEEENKRITVDSDAVDQPTLDPRSFPAKPVWQRMIIISAGVVVNVITGVLFAALAFGFGVTYSPAIVGGVTPGGPAWQAGIEPGGKVISIGSLQDDKMHFREMRMEILTQGFEKPDQPLDVAIQYDDGVRNFQLLPESVPQNTDYRMIGVAIPESVTLDKSTYARPESIAAEVLTDADAGATITAFNGTPIDESSIVPGTNFFDYLYTHPSESIELTLMRADNSETKVTLPPQTAKSIGIRYAVGPVVALVKGGPAERAGMKIGDVIESVDDNKSIDAYSLPTQLVGRDRPVTLIVRRGPDDAPEQVSIEITPVRSPQTLSPTAVLSGDIGINVLGFAYKPMPVVAAVSAAPAGATDEAGMEPLQLGDKLQEVRLVIEDSELPQWLQDERYEPVLTAMREGQEFSSSTSLNTFIDTLQYLPIGAKVEVKATRGADGKIISSMLAVQQDDRYVFDRGLVFPPREAVHKAESIGDALSLGLREGQRRLQDVVRFLKMLPQGRIGLKHVGGPLAIVGMAKSEAERGISPQLMFLTMLSMNLAILNFLPIPALDGGHMMFLLYELIVGKRANEQLEFRLTIAGLLSLLALMVVVFANDLFRALN; this is encoded by the coding sequence ATGAATTCGATTTCGATGTTGGCGACTTTCCTGCTCGCAGCAACCGATGAACCCGGATTCATCGAAGCGTTGTTGACCAACATCATGCTTTGGGGACGCGTCGCGCTGGGAATCGGCTTGGTGATTTTTGTTCACGAGTTGGGTCACTTTGTCGCCGCCAAATCGTTCGGCGTGAAATGCGAAAAGTTCTACGTCGGATTCGACGTGCCGATCAAAATCGGCCCGATCAAGTTTCCGCGCACGTTGGGCAAATTCACTTACGGTGAAACGGAATATGGCATCGGCATCATCCCGCTTGGCGGATACGTGAAGATGCTGGGCCAGGATGACGACCCTCGTAAGTTAGAAGAAGAGAACAAACGCATCACCGTTGATAGCGACGCGGTCGACCAACCGACGTTGGATCCGCGAAGCTTCCCCGCCAAACCAGTTTGGCAACGCATGATCATCATCAGCGCCGGTGTCGTTGTGAACGTCATCACCGGTGTCCTATTCGCGGCGCTGGCATTCGGATTTGGTGTCACGTACAGCCCCGCCATCGTGGGCGGCGTCACGCCCGGCGGCCCCGCTTGGCAAGCCGGAATCGAACCGGGTGGCAAAGTGATTTCGATCGGATCGTTGCAAGACGACAAAATGCACTTCCGTGAAATGCGGATGGAGATCCTGACGCAGGGCTTTGAAAAGCCCGATCAACCGCTGGACGTTGCGATCCAGTACGACGACGGTGTCCGCAATTTCCAATTGCTGCCTGAGTCCGTTCCACAGAACACCGATTACCGAATGATCGGGGTGGCGATCCCCGAATCGGTGACGTTGGACAAGTCGACATATGCACGGCCGGAGAGTATCGCCGCCGAAGTACTGACCGACGCCGATGCGGGCGCAACCATCACCGCATTTAACGGCACGCCCATCGACGAGAGCTCGATCGTGCCCGGAACCAACTTTTTCGACTACTTGTATACGCACCCGTCCGAGTCGATCGAATTGACTTTAATGCGGGCAGACAACAGCGAAACCAAAGTGACCTTGCCACCACAGACGGCAAAGTCGATCGGGATCCGGTACGCCGTTGGTCCAGTTGTTGCGTTGGTCAAGGGAGGCCCGGCTGAACGCGCCGGAATGAAGATCGGTGACGTGATCGAATCGGTCGATGACAACAAATCGATCGACGCCTACAGCCTGCCGACTCAATTGGTCGGTCGTGATCGCCCCGTTACGCTGATTGTCCGCAGAGGACCTGATGATGCACCGGAGCAGGTGTCCATCGAAATCACGCCTGTTCGTTCGCCGCAAACATTGTCACCGACCGCGGTTTTGTCTGGCGACATCGGCATCAACGTCCTGGGATTTGCGTACAAACCGATGCCCGTTGTCGCGGCAGTCTCCGCCGCACCCGCGGGAGCAACGGACGAAGCTGGCATGGAACCGCTGCAATTGGGCGACAAATTGCAAGAAGTTCGCTTGGTGATCGAAGATTCCGAGTTGCCCCAGTGGTTACAAGACGAACGTTACGAACCCGTGTTGACCGCAATGCGTGAGGGACAAGAGTTTTCTTCGTCGACATCGTTGAACACGTTCATCGACACGCTGCAATACTTGCCAATCGGCGCAAAAGTAGAAGTCAAAGCGACGCGTGGCGCCGATGGTAAGATCATCTCGTCGATGTTGGCGGTCCAACAGGACGATCGATATGTATTCGATCGCGGCTTGGTCTTCCCGCCTCGGGAAGCCGTCCACAAAGCCGAATCGATCGGCGATGCATTGTCGCTGGGCTTGCGAGAAGGTCAGCGCCGACTCCAGGACGTCGTCCGGTTTTTAAAAATGCTGCCACAGGGACGCATCGGGTTGAAACACGTCGGTGGCCCCTTGGCAATCGTCGGCATGGCCAAGAGCGAAGCGGAACGTGGCATCTCGCCACAACTGATGTTCTTGACGATGTTGAGCATGAACTTGGCGATTCTAAACTTTTTACCCATTCCCGCACTCGATGGCGGACACATGATGTTTCTGTTGTACGAATTGATCGTCGGCAAACGTGCGAATGAGCAACTGGAATTTCGGCTCACGATCGCCGGTCTGCTATCGCTGTTGGCGTTGATGGTGGTCGTGTTCGCGAACGATTTGTTCCGGGCACTGAATTAA
- a CDS encoding CRTAC1 family protein has translation MQTIIFVRRSFVVRALCILAFALLVASANGCSSKDNQRRSNTDDPVAERKSKPAPIITPPKNTAGPEPGHAAMVKRLARLHEKVADLEYFGDSAKRAAAKRVDASTKDGDFFGRLQSLFELGSEQTLTGEADAALATLALTDPMLIEFAEKTPSGVPNDLQTAIYFAKALAAMRKAENENCVFCQEGEGCLFPIRGKGVHLQTEGATIAIENLNAALELAPNDVACRWLLCVAHMTLGTYPDGVPERFRIPADRLVSDEPDFPRFRNIATAVGVDTLSLAGGVAVEDFNGDHWLDIIVSCWNTDGQLRMFQNMGNGEFKETTEQANLVGIFGGLNINQADYDGDGDVDILVLRGAWLRDSGRHPNSLLRNDGTGRFDDVTVEAGLADENYPTQTAAWSDFDNDGDLDVYIGNELHANQLFQNDGDGHFVDIAKAAGVDNRDFTKGVAWGDYDADGLPDLYVSNNTQPNVLYHNDGDGRFTDVTKSAGVAGPLPSFSAWFWDFNNDGKLDLFAPHYQEGIEFVALDYFGLPSEAPPDALYQGDGAGGFTDVTRDVGLGNITVTMGSNYGDLDNDGFLDFYLGTGYPGFEGLMPNVMYHNRGGKRFTDVSIPGGFSHLQKGHAVAFADFDHDGDQDVFTELGGAYTGDAFRNALFMNPGFGNEWIKLRLVGKQSIRSAVGAHIHLSFRDDGETRHIHRWVNTGSSFGGNPLRQDIGVGKAKVIDTIEIDWPASGTHQTFHDVPTGQFLIIEEFSETPQPVECKPFFFDVE, from the coding sequence ATGCAAACTATTATCTTCGTTCGACGCTCCTTTGTGGTCCGAGCCCTTTGCATCCTTGCGTTTGCATTGTTGGTCGCGTCCGCAAACGGTTGTTCGTCGAAAGACAACCAGCGTCGGTCCAACACCGATGATCCGGTGGCGGAAAGGAAATCTAAGCCGGCCCCGATCATCACGCCGCCCAAGAACACCGCCGGCCCCGAACCGGGACACGCGGCGATGGTGAAACGGTTGGCTCGGCTGCACGAAAAAGTTGCAGACTTGGAGTATTTCGGCGACAGCGCCAAGCGTGCAGCAGCGAAACGAGTGGATGCTTCGACCAAGGATGGCGACTTCTTCGGGCGACTGCAAAGCCTGTTTGAACTGGGGTCCGAGCAAACGTTGACTGGGGAAGCCGATGCGGCGCTGGCAACACTGGCGCTAACCGATCCGATGTTGATCGAGTTCGCCGAGAAAACGCCATCGGGTGTGCCGAACGATCTGCAAACGGCAATCTACTTTGCCAAAGCTCTCGCAGCGATGCGAAAAGCAGAGAACGAGAACTGTGTGTTCTGCCAGGAAGGCGAAGGATGCTTGTTTCCGATTCGCGGCAAGGGCGTTCACTTGCAAACCGAAGGCGCGACGATTGCGATTGAGAACTTGAATGCCGCGTTGGAACTTGCTCCCAACGATGTCGCGTGCCGATGGCTATTGTGCGTGGCCCACATGACGTTGGGGACATATCCCGATGGTGTTCCCGAGCGGTTTCGGATTCCGGCGGATCGGTTGGTATCGGACGAACCCGATTTTCCTCGATTCCGAAACATCGCCACGGCCGTCGGCGTCGACACGCTTTCGCTTGCCGGTGGCGTCGCGGTCGAAGACTTCAACGGCGACCATTGGTTGGACATCATCGTTTCGTGTTGGAACACCGACGGCCAACTTCGCATGTTCCAAAACATGGGCAACGGGGAATTCAAGGAAACGACTGAGCAAGCGAATCTTGTTGGTATCTTCGGCGGGTTGAATATCAACCAAGCCGACTACGACGGCGACGGTGACGTCGACATCCTGGTCCTACGCGGTGCATGGCTTCGGGATTCGGGTCGACATCCCAATTCACTGCTTCGCAACGACGGCACCGGCCGATTCGACGACGTGACCGTCGAAGCTGGTTTGGCCGACGAAAACTATCCGACGCAAACGGCTGCGTGGAGCGACTTTGACAACGACGGCGATCTTGACGTTTACATCGGAAACGAACTGCACGCCAACCAACTTTTCCAAAACGACGGCGACGGTCACTTCGTCGACATCGCCAAGGCGGCCGGTGTCGATAATCGCGACTTCACGAAAGGCGTTGCGTGGGGTGACTACGACGCGGACGGGCTGCCCGATTTGTACGTGTCCAACAACACCCAACCCAATGTGCTGTACCACAACGACGGCGACGGGCGATTCACGGATGTGACCAAGTCGGCTGGTGTGGCGGGGCCATTGCCAAGTTTTTCGGCGTGGTTTTGGGACTTCAACAACGACGGAAAGCTAGACCTGTTCGCGCCTCATTACCAAGAGGGCATTGAGTTTGTTGCGCTGGACTATTTCGGCTTGCCTAGCGAAGCGCCGCCGGACGCACTTTACCAAGGCGACGGCGCGGGCGGATTTACCGATGTGACGCGCGACGTCGGCCTGGGCAACATCACCGTCACGATGGGATCCAACTACGGCGACTTGGACAACGACGGTTTCTTGGACTTCTATTTGGGGACCGGCTATCCCGGTTTCGAGGGATTGATGCCCAACGTGATGTATCACAATCGCGGTGGAAAGCGGTTTACCGACGTGTCGATCCCGGGCGGTTTTTCGCACCTTCAAAAAGGTCACGCGGTCGCCTTTGCTGACTTCGATCACGACGGCGATCAAGACGTGTTCACTGAATTGGGTGGTGCGTATACCGGCGATGCGTTTCGAAACGCTCTGTTCATGAATCCGGGTTTCGGTAACGAATGGATCAAGCTGCGGTTGGTTGGTAAACAGTCCATTCGTTCGGCGGTCGGTGCTCACATTCATTTGAGCTTCAGAGACGACGGCGAAACTCGCCACATTCATCGGTGGGTCAACACCGGCAGCAGTTTCGGCGGCAATCCGCTGCGACAAGACATCGGCGTCGGCAAAGCCAAAGTGATCGACACGATCGAAATCGATTGGCCGGCTTCCGGGACACATCAAACGTTTCATGATGTCCCGACGGGCCAGTTCTTGATCATCGAAGAGTTTTCGGAAACGCCACAGCCCGTTGAATGCAAGCCGTTTTTTTTCGACGTCGAATAG
- the hisE gene encoding phosphoribosyl-ATP diphosphatase: protein MSSPPNPHPLDPLVRLMETLAERSQTRPAGSYTTKLLDGGPAKIGGKIREEADEMIEAADEAGDEGRAHFVYEAGDLIYHAMVLMAWRGVDVGEVAAELARREGTSGLVEKANRPANNHETT from the coding sequence ATGTCTTCCCCGCCCAATCCGCACCCACTTGATCCGCTCGTTCGGTTGATGGAAACGCTGGCCGAGCGATCCCAAACGCGTCCGGCCGGTTCGTACACGACCAAGTTGCTCGACGGTGGACCCGCCAAAATCGGTGGGAAGATCCGCGAAGAAGCCGACGAAATGATCGAAGCGGCCGACGAAGCGGGCGATGAAGGACGGGCCCACTTTGTTTACGAAGCCGGCGACCTGATCTATCACGCGATGGTCTTGATGGCGTGGCGCGGCGTTGACGTGGGCGAAGTCGCGGCCGAACTGGCTCGCCGCGAAGGCACGTCCGGGCTCGTCGAGAAAGCCAATCGACCCGCCAATAATCACGAAACAACTTAG
- a CDS encoding YeiH family protein, whose translation MSQDETASVPPRRSTLSEMTTSEDWWAIWCGGFLLAVSFAAVWLGRPSDWNNLVSAGSAIELSHPLGDWFGKPGSWKQNPLDAIGAGALIGTLGSFLVIGILFAAAMAARGKSAGRFIAAFPVVFLLATFAYVLSGQSVVKAYNLEYALWALLVGLIISNTIGMPKFLEPAVQTEFYIKTGLVLLGAEVLMSRLLVLGLPGIFVAWVVTPIVLISTFIFGQKVLKIQSPSLNMVISADMSVCGVSAAIATAAACKAKKEELSLAIGMSLSFTVIMMIVMPAFIKAVGMDEVLGGAWLGGTIDATGAVAAAGAVLGDRALEVAATVKMIQNILIGVTAFGVAIYWVTCVEKDASGARPNAMEIWYRFPKFVLGFVAASVVFSILYSNLAGGPELVDATIGGSTKTIRGWLFCLAFVSIGLQTNFRELAPYLKGGKPLVLYACGQTLNLVLTLAMAWLMFRVVFKDQIDQYLP comes from the coding sequence ATGTCTCAAGACGAAACTGCATCCGTACCGCCACGTCGAAGCACTTTGTCAGAGATGACGACGTCCGAAGATTGGTGGGCGATTTGGTGCGGCGGTTTTCTGTTGGCAGTTTCGTTTGCGGCGGTTTGGTTGGGTCGCCCGTCGGATTGGAACAATCTTGTTTCCGCGGGCAGTGCAATCGAACTGTCGCATCCGCTGGGTGACTGGTTCGGTAAACCGGGTTCGTGGAAACAGAATCCACTCGATGCGATCGGCGCCGGCGCATTGATCGGAACTTTGGGGTCGTTTTTGGTCATTGGTATTCTGTTCGCCGCAGCGATGGCGGCGCGAGGAAAGTCGGCGGGGAGATTCATCGCGGCTTTTCCGGTTGTATTTCTGTTGGCGACGTTCGCGTACGTCTTGTCGGGTCAGAGTGTTGTCAAAGCCTATAACCTCGAATACGCGTTATGGGCATTGTTGGTCGGGTTGATCATCAGCAACACGATCGGGATGCCTAAGTTTTTGGAGCCCGCGGTGCAGACGGAGTTCTATATCAAGACTGGATTGGTGCTGTTGGGCGCCGAAGTCTTGATGAGCCGTTTGCTGGTGCTCGGGTTGCCGGGCATCTTCGTCGCCTGGGTGGTCACGCCGATCGTTTTGATCAGCACGTTCATCTTCGGACAAAAGGTACTGAAAATCCAATCACCGTCACTCAACATGGTGATCTCGGCCGATATGTCGGTGTGTGGCGTATCGGCGGCAATCGCAACCGCGGCGGCCTGCAAAGCCAAAAAAGAAGAGCTGTCACTCGCGATCGGAATGTCACTGTCCTTCACCGTCATCATGATGATCGTGATGCCCGCCTTCATCAAAGCGGTCGGCATGGACGAAGTCCTCGGCGGCGCCTGGTTGGGTGGAACGATCGACGCAACCGGCGCCGTTGCCGCGGCAGGTGCGGTGCTGGGTGACCGGGCGCTCGAAGTGGCGGCAACGGTCAAGATGATCCAGAACATTCTGATCGGTGTGACCGCTTTCGGTGTCGCGATCTATTGGGTCACGTGCGTCGAAAAAGATGCATCCGGCGCAAGACCGAACGCGATGGAAATATGGTATCGATTTCCCAAGTTCGTACTCGGCTTTGTGGCGGCGTCCGTCGTGTTTTCGATTCTGTACAGCAACTTGGCCGGCGGTCCCGAGTTGGTTGACGCGACCATCGGCGGATCGACGAAAACGATTCGCGGTTGGCTATTCTGTTTGGCGTTCGTCAGCATTGGGTTACAGACGAACTTTCGCGAACTTGCCCCATACTTGAAGGGCGGCAAGCCGTTGGTGTTGTACGCCTGCGGGCAAACGCTCAACTTGGTGTTAACCTTGGCGATGGCGTGGCTGATGTTCCGCGTCGTCTTCAAGGACCAAATCGATCAGTACCTGCCATGA
- a CDS encoding rhodanese-like domain-containing protein, which yields MNQPADLPLEIDVATLAAMKQRGDEFLLLDVREQDEYDFAKIDGSRLLPMSELPQRMEELQPHKDDHIVVQCHHGGRSLHVTRVLQAAGFTRVQNLAGGIDDWSEQVDPTVPRY from the coding sequence ATGAACCAACCCGCCGACCTGCCGCTGGAAATCGACGTCGCCACCTTGGCAGCGATGAAGCAACGTGGCGACGAATTTTTGTTGCTCGATGTTCGTGAGCAAGATGAATATGACTTTGCGAAAATCGATGGCAGCCGATTGCTGCCGATGAGCGAGTTGCCCCAGCGAATGGAAGAGCTGCAACCGCATAAGGACGACCACATCGTCGTCCAGTGTCACCACGGGGGTCGCAGTCTGCATGTGACGCGAGTCCTGCAAGCCGCCGGCTTCACGCGAGTGCAAAACCTGGCCGGTGGTATCGACGACTGGAGCGAACAAGTCGATCCCACAGTGCCTCGCTACTAG
- the hisG gene encoding ATP phosphoribosyltransferase, with amino-acid sequence MGSQRNLRIGIPSKGRLSEVASELLEAAGLSFRRQSRGLFARVSGLPIDIIFLRTDDIPTLCNEGAIDMGITGSDLVEEAACDVKTRMKLGVGRCRLAICVPDDSDYRSAADLDKKRIATSFPTVTRTYLAAHSATAHLVALSGSVEVMIQLGVADAIVDLVETGSTLAANRLRVLEDIGHYETVLIQNGRGHDPETADRVVRRLEGVVIARDYSSLEYNVPRSKLAQCEKITPGYDSPTINSLEDPKWCSVRVMVRRKDIIDTMEALEAEGASAIIETPILNCRL; translated from the coding sequence ATGGGCTCTCAGCGAAATTTGCGAATCGGCATCCCCAGCAAAGGGCGGCTCAGTGAAGTAGCAAGCGAGTTGTTGGAAGCGGCCGGATTAAGTTTTCGTCGCCAATCACGCGGGTTGTTCGCGCGCGTCAGCGGTTTGCCGATCGACATCATTTTCTTGCGCACCGACGACATCCCGACGTTGTGCAACGAAGGTGCCATCGATATGGGTATCACGGGTAGCGACTTGGTCGAAGAAGCGGCCTGCGATGTCAAAACGCGCATGAAGCTCGGTGTCGGCCGTTGTCGCTTAGCGATCTGTGTGCCCGATGATTCCGACTATCGATCGGCCGCCGATCTGGACAAGAAACGCATCGCGACCAGTTTTCCAACGGTGACGCGTACGTACTTGGCCGCGCACAGTGCGACCGCGCATTTGGTCGCACTTTCGGGCAGCGTCGAGGTCATGATCCAGCTGGGCGTCGCCGATGCGATCGTCGACTTGGTCGAAACGGGCAGCACGCTGGCGGCCAATCGTTTGCGAGTCCTCGAAGACATCGGTCACTATGAAACGGTGCTGATTCAAAACGGTCGTGGTCACGATCCTGAAACTGCCGATCGTGTTGTCCGTCGACTCGAAGGCGTGGTCATCGCTCGCGATTATTCGTCGCTTGAATACAACGTGCCGCGAAGCAAGTTAGCGCAATGCGAAAAAATCACACCGGGATACGATTCGCCGACGATCAATTCGTTGGAAGACCCTAAGTGGTGCAGTGTCCGAGTGATGGTCCGTCGCAAAGATATCATCGACACGATGGAAGCACTCGAGGCCGAGGGTGCATCGGCGATCATCGAAACTCCGATTCTGAATTGTCGTCTTTAG